The nucleotide window CATGAAATACTGTATAAGCCTCCACTAGAATTCTCAGCCGAAGAAATAAACAGCCTCAGATGCAGAGCAAAGGGAGCAAAACAATCCAGAGTTTAAAAGTGAACCTCTTTACTAGCTTCTCTCTCCCACATAGTCATTGGATCACTGCCGAGAGGGGCGGAGCCAAAGGGGCGCTGTCAGTGCCTCTTTTCCCGCCTGCGCTTTCAGTTCTCAACGAGGTCCGACTCTAGCTTATAATTACTCTTGACCAAGCAGTAACCTGTTGCATCCTGTACGTTTGCGATAATTTAGACAATCATGTCTGGACGCGGCAAAGGCGGCAAGGGTCTGGGTAAGGGAGGCGCTAAACGCCACCGTAAGGTTCTGCGCGACAACATCCAGGGCATTACCAAACCAGCTATCCGTCGCCTGGCTCGGCGTGGCGGTGTGAAGCGCATCTCCGGCCTCATCTACGAAGAG belongs to Orcinus orca chromosome 10, mOrcOrc1.1, whole genome shotgun sequence and includes:
- the LOC117202673 gene encoding histone H4, with the translated sequence MSGRGKGGKGLGKGGAKRHRKVLRDNIQGITKPAIRRLARRGGVKRISGLIYEETRGVLKVFLENVIRDAVTYTEHAKRKTVTAMDVVYALKRQGRTLYGFGG